The Flavobacteriales bacterium TMED191 genome has a window encoding:
- a CDS encoding 30S ribosomal protein S10 — protein sequence MSQRIRIKLKSYDYNLVDKSAEKIVKTVKSTGAVVSGPIPLPTNKKIFTVLRSPHVNKKSREQFELNSYKRLLDIYSTSTSTVDALMKLELPSGVEVEIKA from the coding sequence ATGAGTCAGAGAATAAGAATAAAATTAAAATCATATGACTATAATTTAGTCGATAAATCTGCAGAGAAGATAGTTAAAACTGTAAAATCTACAGGAGCAGTGGTTAGTGGACCTATTCCACTTCCAACCAATAAAAAGATATTTACTGTTTTAAGGTCACCTCATGTTAATAAAAAATCAAGAGAACAATTTGAATTGAACTCTTATAAAAGATTATTAGATATATATAGTACTTCAACTAGTACGGTAGATGCACTAATGAAATTAGAGTTACCAAGTGGTGTTGAAGTAGAAATAAAAGCTTAG
- the fusA gene encoding elongation factor G: MAQRDLKYTRNIGIMAHIDAGKTTTTERVLYYTGLSHKIGEVHDGAATMDWMEQEQERGITITSAATTTNWKFRNEEFKMNIIDTPGHVDFTVEVERSLRVLDGAVALFCASGGVEPQSETVWRQADRYNVPRIGFVNKMDRIGADFFRCVDQVKERLNGNPIPLQIPIGAEDDFKGVVDLVTMKGIIWNEEDLGMTYKEIEIPEELKSIATEWREKMLEAVAESDEQLMEKYFDDPSSITSDEIEGAIRKATLNMSITPMLCGSAFKNKGVQTLLDNVMLYLPSPLDVPSITGVNPKTDEEVERKPENSEPFAALAFKIATDPFVGRLCFFRVYSGVLPAGSYIYNTRSGSKERISRIFQMHSNSRNALDKIEAGDIGAAVGFKDIRTGDTLCVENEQVVLESMDFPDPVIGIAVEPKTQNDVDKLGVALGKLSEEDPTFQVKTDHDTGQTIISGMGELHLEVLVDRLKREFNVECNQGAPQVNYKEAIKGSVEHREVYKKQTGGRGKFADIIFSIEPNDDKENPGLIFIDKVKGGNIPKEFIPSVKKGFEDSMKNGVLAGYEVDSMKVTLKDGSFHAVDSDQLSFEICAKSAFREALPKCQPVLLEPFMKLEVVTPEANMGDVIGDLNKRRGLIEGTSERSGATIVNAKIPLSEMFGYVTDLRTITSGRATSTMEFSHYDQVPKNIADEVIAKNKKVEA; encoded by the coding sequence ATGGCGCAAAGAGATTTAAAATATACAAGGAATATAGGTATTATGGCCCACATAGATGCTGGTAAGACAACAACAACGGAAAGAGTTTTGTATTATACTGGTTTAAGTCATAAAATTGGTGAGGTTCATGACGGTGCTGCTACTATGGATTGGATGGAACAAGAACAAGAGAGAGGTATAACAATTACTTCTGCTGCAACGACAACAAACTGGAAGTTCCGAAATGAGGAATTTAAAATGAATATCATCGATACTCCTGGTCACGTTGATTTCACAGTAGAAGTTGAAAGGTCCTTAAGAGTTTTGGATGGAGCTGTAGCTTTGTTTTGCGCATCTGGTGGTGTTGAGCCACAATCTGAAACTGTTTGGCGTCAAGCTGATAGATATAACGTTCCACGAATAGGCTTTGTAAATAAAATGGATCGAATCGGAGCAGACTTTTTTAGATGTGTTGATCAGGTTAAGGAAAGACTCAATGGTAATCCAATTCCTTTACAAATTCCAATTGGAGCAGAAGATGATTTTAAGGGCGTAGTTGACTTAGTTACTATGAAAGGAATTATTTGGAATGAGGAGGATTTAGGGATGACCTATAAAGAAATTGAAATTCCTGAAGAACTTAAATCTATTGCTACTGAATGGAGGGAAAAGATGTTAGAAGCTGTAGCAGAATCAGACGAACAATTAATGGAAAAATATTTTGATGATCCATCATCAATCACTTCTGATGAAATTGAAGGTGCAATTAGAAAAGCTACATTGAATATGAGTATTACTCCTATGCTGTGCGGTTCGGCCTTTAAGAATAAGGGAGTTCAAACTCTATTGGATAACGTAATGTTATATTTGCCTAGTCCATTAGATGTTCCATCAATTACAGGTGTTAACCCCAAAACAGACGAAGAAGTAGAAAGAAAACCTGAAAATTCAGAACCTTTCGCAGCACTAGCATTTAAGATTGCTACTGACCCATTTGTTGGTAGGTTATGTTTCTTTAGAGTATATTCTGGTGTTTTGCCTGCAGGTTCGTATATATATAATACTAGGTCTGGATCTAAGGAAAGGATCTCTCGTATATTTCAAATGCATTCAAATTCTAGGAACGCTTTGGATAAAATCGAAGCTGGGGATATTGGCGCAGCTGTTGGTTTTAAAGATATTAGAACAGGTGATACTCTTTGTGTAGAAAATGAACAAGTTGTTTTAGAGTCCATGGATTTTCCTGATCCAGTAATTGGAATTGCTGTTGAACCAAAAACACAAAATGATGTAGATAAATTAGGTGTTGCATTAGGTAAACTTTCAGAAGAAGATCCGACCTTTCAAGTTAAAACAGATCACGACACAGGTCAAACAATCATATCAGGGATGGGAGAATTGCATTTAGAAGTACTTGTTGATAGACTTAAAAGAGAATTTAATGTTGAATGTAATCAAGGAGCACCACAGGTAAATTATAAAGAAGCTATTAAAGGTTCAGTTGAACATAGGGAGGTTTATAAAAAACAAACGGGTGGTAGAGGAAAGTTTGCAGATATTATATTTTCAATTGAGCCTAATGATGATAAAGAAAATCCAGGTCTGATTTTTATTGATAAGGTTAAGGGAGGTAACATTCCAAAAGAATTCATCCCTTCTGTTAAAAAAGGATTTGAAGATTCCATGAAAAATGGTGTTTTGGCTGGTTACGAAGTTGATTCAATGAAAGTAACTTTAAAGGATGGTTCGTTTCATGCAGTTGATTCGGATCAGTTGTCTTTTGAAATTTGTGCAAAGTCTGCTTTCAGAGAAGCATTGCCAAAATGTCAGCCAGTATTGCTGGAGCCATTTATGAAGCTTGAAGTTGTTACTCCTGAGGCAAACATGGGTGATGTAATAGGTGATTTAAATAAACGAAGAGGTTTAATTGAAGGGACAAGTGAAAGAAGTGGTGCAACAATTGTAAATGCAAAAATTCCATTATCAGAAATGTTTGGGTATGTTACAGATCTTAGAACAATAACTTCTGGTCGTGCTACATCAACTATGGAGTTTAGTCATTATGATCAGGTTCCTAAAAATATTGCGGATGAAGTAATAGCTAAAAATAAAAAAGTAGAAGCATAA
- a CDS encoding ATP-dependent DNA helicase, which yields MNKDNSAIQLNPQQESAVQQIEGPVIIIAGPGSGKTRVITERIAHLINQGIKPKNILALTFTNKAANEMKQRVYNITNTQEAYSVWMGTFHSVFAKILRNESHSLGYEFNFTIYDNEDSVKIIRRIIKDRNLDKEHYNAKYIFSKISIMKNQLIDSKKYKLNYELMQNDKINKREKFFEIYQEYCELCAQSNSMDFDDLLINTYNLFSSNKEILKEYQELFKYILIDEYQDTNKVQDAIIQLLGQKYQNICIVGDDSQSIYSFRGANINNIFNFKLNYSNVREFKLEQNYRSTKNIVHAANTLINFNKQKIEKTIFSENEKGEPVQLIEYYNDRIEGDKTAEIIHRLISNQPATNHKHAILYRNNSQSKVLEDGLRRRGIKYKIYGGLSFYQRKEIKDIMAYFKLILNPDDNESLLRIINYPIRGIGSTTIDKVRNKATDEKKSIWNTLNDETFDEIQINAGTKNKLVIFKEIIKNLIKSDNNIFETAELLIETTGLVRKLKDDPTDENINRIENISELFNSLKLFSLKKNNNSLADFINEISLDETKEDKTNESKVSLMTIHQSKGLEFPYVYIVGLENGLFPSQRSIKVPNGVEEERRLLYVAITRASKKVTLSYSLNRFQFGTIQQSERSMFIDNIEHCLDKELKNEFENYSFFGKRKINKITIPKKINPTGLRKIANEKYQDKRNLKVGMKIKHNIFGYGNIQKIDNSDGNQKITVMFNEHGLKTLLTKFAKFEIIL from the coding sequence ATGAATAAAGACAATTCTGCTATCCAACTCAACCCACAACAAGAAAGTGCAGTACAGCAAATAGAAGGGCCAGTTATAATTATTGCTGGTCCTGGATCGGGTAAAACACGTGTAATTACTGAGAGAATAGCCCATTTAATTAATCAAGGTATAAAACCTAAAAACATCCTTGCTTTAACATTTACTAACAAAGCTGCAAATGAAATGAAACAGCGTGTATACAACATTACGAATACGCAGGAAGCCTACTCAGTTTGGATGGGAACATTTCATTCTGTTTTTGCAAAAATTCTTAGAAATGAGTCACATTCTTTAGGCTACGAGTTCAACTTTACGATATATGACAATGAAGACTCTGTAAAAATAATTCGAAGAATAATAAAAGATCGTAACCTAGATAAAGAGCATTACAATGCAAAATATATTTTTTCTAAAATATCAATTATGAAAAACCAACTAATTGACAGCAAAAAATATAAACTCAATTATGAGTTAATGCAAAATGATAAAATTAATAAACGAGAAAAGTTTTTTGAAATATACCAAGAATATTGTGAATTATGTGCTCAATCAAACTCAATGGACTTTGATGACCTACTAATCAATACTTATAATTTATTTTCTAGCAATAAAGAAATACTAAAAGAGTATCAGGAATTATTTAAATACATTTTGATCGATGAATACCAAGACACCAACAAAGTACAAGATGCAATAATACAACTTCTAGGTCAAAAATATCAAAACATATGTATTGTAGGAGATGACTCTCAAAGTATATACTCATTTAGAGGTGCAAACATCAATAATATATTTAACTTCAAATTAAACTATAGCAACGTAAGAGAATTTAAACTAGAACAAAATTATAGATCTACAAAAAATATAGTTCATGCGGCAAATACTCTTATAAATTTTAATAAACAAAAAATTGAAAAAACTATATTTAGTGAAAATGAAAAAGGTGAACCAGTTCAATTAATCGAATACTACAATGACCGAATTGAAGGCGATAAAACTGCTGAAATTATTCATAGATTAATTTCTAATCAGCCTGCCACAAATCATAAACATGCCATACTTTATAGAAATAACAGTCAATCAAAAGTCCTAGAAGACGGACTAAGAAGAAGAGGCATTAAATATAAAATATATGGTGGTCTTTCATTTTATCAGAGAAAAGAAATTAAAGATATAATGGCATATTTTAAATTGATTTTAAATCCTGACGATAACGAATCTTTATTAAGAATCATTAATTATCCAATTAGAGGAATTGGCTCTACCACTATTGATAAAGTGAGAAACAAGGCAACTGATGAAAAAAAATCTATATGGAACACACTTAACGATGAAACTTTTGATGAGATTCAAATTAATGCAGGAACTAAAAACAAGCTGGTTATATTTAAAGAAATCATAAAAAACCTAATTAAATCTGACAATAATATTTTTGAAACTGCTGAACTATTAATTGAAACGACTGGTTTAGTTAGAAAACTTAAGGATGACCCAACTGACGAAAATATCAACAGAATTGAAAACATAAGCGAATTATTCAATAGTTTAAAATTGTTTTCTTTAAAAAAGAATAACAATTCGCTTGCAGATTTTATCAACGAAATATCACTCGACGAAACTAAAGAGGATAAAACTAATGAAAGTAAAGTTTCTCTTATGACTATTCACCAATCAAAAGGATTAGAGTTTCCATATGTATACATTGTTGGACTTGAAAACGGACTATTTCCGTCACAAAGAAGCATTAAAGTTCCAAATGGTGTGGAGGAAGAAAGAAGACTACTCTATGTCGCAATTACACGTGCAAGTAAAAAAGTTACTTTATCTTACTCTTTAAATCGATTCCAATTTGGAACAATACAACAATCTGAAAGAAGTATGTTTATTGACAATATCGAACATTGTCTTGATAAAGAATTAAAAAATGAATTCGAAAACTACTCATTCTTTGGAAAAAGAAAAATTAATAAAATAACAATTCCAAAAAAAATTAATCCAACCGGATTAAGAAAAATTGCAAATGAAAAATATCAAGATAAAAGAAACCTTAAAGTTGGAATGAAAATAAAGCATAATATCTTTGGATATGGTAATATTCAAAAAATTGATAACAGTGATGGCAATCAAAAAATCACAGTTATGTTTAATGAACATGGATTAAAAACTTTATTAACTAAATTTGCTAAATTTGAGATTATATTATAA
- a CDS encoding DUF4290 domain-containing protein, whose translation MKYNTELSPLIIPEYGRHIHSMANSLMGIKNEQKRNQQAMVLINIMGNLNPHLRDAEEYRHKLWDHLQIMCQNKLEINSPYPKPSLETKASQSARIDNTQGTVKFKHYGKLIIELIHEAVKISDEKLRSYLLNHIAQQMKRSFLNWNQSNVQDFQIWSDLEHFAQKELNLDKTKVIPVYQTHNPIRKKTFYKKSQKKHYTRK comes from the coding sequence ATGAAATATAATACTGAATTATCTCCACTAATTATTCCTGAATACGGAAGACATATTCACTCAATGGCAAATAGTTTAATGGGAATTAAAAATGAACAAAAAAGGAATCAACAAGCCATGGTGTTAATTAATATTATGGGGAACCTCAATCCTCACTTAAGAGATGCAGAAGAATATAGACATAAATTATGGGATCATTTACAAATTATGTGTCAAAATAAACTCGAAATAAACTCACCTTACCCAAAACCCTCATTAGAAACAAAAGCAAGTCAATCTGCTAGAATAGATAATACTCAAGGGACTGTAAAGTTTAAACATTATGGAAAATTAATTATTGAACTTATTCATGAAGCTGTAAAAATTAGTGATGAAAAACTTAGAAGCTATCTTTTAAATCACATAGCTCAACAAATGAAACGATCTTTCCTCAATTGGAATCAGTCAAATGTCCAAGATTTCCAAATATGGTCTGATCTGGAACACTTTGCCCAAAAGGAACTCAATTTAGACAAAACTAAAGTTATTCCTGTATATCAAACTCACAATCCAATCCGAAAAAAAACATTTTACAAAAAATCACAAAAAAAACATTACACAAGAAAATAA
- a CDS encoding 30S ribosomal protein S12 produces the protein MPTIQQLVRKGRKSSVKKSKSLALSACPQRRGVCTRVYTTTPKKPNSAMRKVARVRLTNGYEVNAYIPGEGHNLQEHSIVLVRGGRVKDLPGVRYHIVRGALDTAGVEGRNQRRSKYGTKRAKKK, from the coding sequence ATGCCCACTATACAACAATTAGTTCGAAAAGGTAGAAAGTCATCGGTTAAAAAGAGTAAGTCCTTGGCATTAAGTGCGTGTCCTCAAAGACGAGGGGTCTGTACTAGGGTTTATACTACTACACCTAAAAAACCAAATTCTGCAATGAGAAAGGTTGCAAGAGTTAGATTAACAAATGGATATGAGGTAAATGCATATATCCCTGGTGAAGGACACAATTTACAAGAACACTCTATTGTATTAGTAAGAGGTGGGAGAGTGAAAGATTTACCAGGTGTGAGGTATCACATAGTTAGAGGGGCATTAGATACTGCTGGGGTAGAGGGAAGAAATCAAAGAAGATCCAAATATGGAACAAAAAGAGCTAAGAAAAAATAA
- a CDS encoding 30S ribosomal protein S7, protein MRKSRAKKRILLPDPKFGDKLVTRFVNTMMMSGKKNLAFKIFYDAMEIVEKNNPSDEESSVDVWKKALSNVMPQVEVRSRRIGGATFQIPMEIRPERKVSMGMTWMIKFARKRNEKSMAQKLAAEILAAYKEEGASIKKRSEVHKMAEANKAFSHFRF, encoded by the coding sequence GTGAGAAAATCTAGAGCAAAAAAAAGAATTTTATTACCAGATCCAAAATTTGGAGATAAGTTAGTAACGCGATTTGTGAACACGATGATGATGAGTGGTAAAAAGAACTTAGCATTTAAAATCTTTTATGATGCTATGGAAATTGTTGAAAAAAATAATCCATCTGATGAGGAGTCGTCTGTTGATGTCTGGAAAAAAGCATTATCAAATGTAATGCCACAAGTTGAAGTTAGGAGTAGAAGAATTGGTGGAGCAACATTTCAAATCCCAATGGAAATTAGACCTGAAAGAAAAGTCTCTATGGGTATGACCTGGATGATAAAATTTGCGAGAAAAAGAAATGAGAAATCTATGGCTCAAAAATTGGCCGCAGAAATATTAGCAGCATATAAGGAAGAAGGAGCCTCTATTAAGAAGAGATCAGAAGTTCACAAAATGGCTGAAGCAAATAAAGCATTTTCACATTTTAGATTTTAA